The DNA region GACCGCGACCCGGTGGCGGTGGAATACTTCGAGTCCGACGGCCTCCCCTCGGAGCTCAAGTCCGTGTTCAACCGGCTCAGCGTGCTGCTGCCCTCCCAGGAGTTCTCCAGCTACCAGCggtggagacaggtgaggaagaaaggaaacatgtgggaatcgaacctgtggGCTCGCTGGTTGGGGATCAGGGGtcagttgttgttttgatcCAGTCAGTAGGTCGCTTGTCCCCGGGCTCAGGACGGATTAGCACCGCGTTAGCACCGGGAGCTAACAAGCCTTACGACTAGGCCTCACATACAGGGGACCGGCTTTCTGAGAAAACAAGCTACGAGCGACTTTACCACTTTTTATAAAAACTGTAAACTGTCAATATTGGATCAACTTTCAGTTAACTGGGAGTTTCTATTGAGATCGAAGGCTTTTTCCTGCGTTCAGTGGGTTTTCTAAACTTCAAAGGAACCGGCGCCATTCATTGGGTGaagttcctccctgaagaggaAGTGTCGCTACGAGTCATTCATTTCAATCTGGACGCTGCTCCAGTTAAAAAACGTCTCTTCAAAGGATGTAAATAAGATATTTAATCAAAAAGGACTTGTGCTAAAAGTCAGAAACTCGAATGTGTTTCACTTGAGGAATTTTATGTGACAAAGGAAACACTTATGCGAGAGATTGTAACCTGAGTAGCTGCAGCATTTTCCCACCAAATCTCATTAATTCTGCTCTAGTGTGTAAActtcaataattaaattaataattattgttaCTAAAACCTGCACATGCACTTCTCTGAAACCAGGAGCAGTCGATCTTAAAGCTCTGGACTCTGACTCAGGCTCCATCTGTGGTCAATGAGAAGCAGACCTGTCAGATTTTCTGATGTTTACATTAAAAGTCAAAGTGAGAATTATCAgtaagagtttattgtcatatgcacaacGATGACATTTAAGCAGTCGCTTGCAATTAAATGTTTGGATCACAGGCCCTCTTATggcaatgctcagaatattaaaaaaataaaataaaactatattcAAAtctaaatagaaataaaatatacaaatctaaaatatatatatatacacctgaagaaaacaatagtgcaatggtgcaaatatgctaaggtgcagagatggTGGAATTATGACTGattggaggagtttaaaagtcttatggccttgGAGATGATGAAACTGTCTTATTTGAAACATTACTTTTAGTGTGACAGCTTCTCTTAGCATCTTGAGTCACAGTTGTTTTCTGCAGAGCAGCTACACCAGTCTTGTACAAACACTGGACACAGGTTTCCCTCTCTACCACTACCCTGCTGCAAGGGCCATGTACATGAATTCTGCCAGGTAGTTTGGTGGAGGCAGGGTTTCATTACGCTGTCATGTGCCTGCCCTCGGGGGGGCCGGAGGGTCCGGTGTCGGCTCTGGCCAGTGGGCCGGAGGAATGCCGGTTGTCCTCAGTCTCGTTATAGCTCGGGACGCCTGACATCTGAGGTCTTTAATGAGATTACAGCAGTTGGCAGGTGGGGGCCTGTGGTTGAGGTCAAAGATAGAAGCGGGTGATACTACCTAATACCCTACTGGGTGCTGGAGGGACGTGCGTCATTCAAGCACATCAGGTGCGCTGTGACTTGGCAGACGGGTCAGGGAACCGTCCTGTGGAGTCGTGAAACAGGAGCCAGGGAACAGTGTCGTGTTCAGAACTGCAGGACTTTCAGCTGCATATTGTACATGGAGCACATTTCAGAAGTTGACTGTTAACCTGTTTTGATGGGTTTGTGCAGTGTAGCATTAATGCCCCACCACTTACATgcttcaataaaaaaagaaatctttattattattattaaatctctGCTCTGTTCTGTTACCCGATCAACCAGAAGGGCCTTGTCTCACTGCCTGTGTCCTTTGATCCTCACAGAAAACCTTCACAGGGGAAGAAAAAGACCCGGATGGACAGCTGGACTTTGAGGAGTTTGTTCACTATCTGCAGGACTACGAGAAGGACCTGAAACTGGTGGTGCAAAGCGTCGACCGGAACAATGCTGGTaagtggctgctgctgttatgTGCTGAGGTTTcggttttatttcagtttgtgtcAGTTGATCACTTTCAGTATGAGTTGCCTTTGATCTCACATCTTTTTGCTTTTGTCTCTTTTCAGGCCACGTAGACGCCAGAGAGTTCATGCAGTCCCTCCACGACCTCGGGGTTCACGTCTCCTTGCAGCACGCAGACAAAGCCCTTAAaaggtgattttttttcatctgtttcctctgctgaaAGTTTGGATTGTATTAAGTAGAGTCTCCAGTCTTAGTTtggtgttttttctgtttctttgttaGCATGGATAAGAACGGGATGATAACTATCTGTAGTGAAGACTGGAGCAACTACATGACGGTGGAGAAGGCGGAGAACATTCCTGAGATCATCCTCTACTGGAAACGCTCCACGGTGAGTTTGAAAGACAGAACCTCCCACTTTTGTTAtgtacattttcacacattctTTTATTTGATATGGGTCTTAAGGCATCTGATGATTGTTTCTCTCAATCTGGAACTTATCAACATGCGTAAGATGTTGCATCTTCTGTCGGTCGGAGGGGAAGAGGTCAATTGAGAAGCGGCGTCAGCAAACATCCTGCGTCAGTAATTAAGCTCCATTAAGGACATGCGAGGAATTGCTCCCATTCTGGAAGGATTATGTCGGGAGGATTTGCCTGTTTGTCTGGCTGTTATGTAAAAGGGAGCAGCGGGTGGAGGCAGAACCGATGTAGCGCAGCTCCCTCAGGAGAACGCTGTGATCTTGGGTTTTGTACAAGTTATTTCGACGCTGTGCCTCTAATGAGCCTCACAGCCTCTGCTTGGTGTAAATGAGACACTGGCGGAATGAACCCGGGCCAAGAGGGAAGCTGGAGTTTCCAAACCCAGCAGGTCAAACTAAAGGCAAAAATTTATGATGTAATGTGAGCTGCGGGACCGTTTCACtttggaaaaaacatgtttaattctCTGTGGTTACGGGTTCCCACCACAAACTTATGGCACATATCCACATCTGCTGGTTTAAGTAGATCCACTGGTCAGCCTGCCTCGTGTTCCTGGTGTAGATCAATTTCAAGTTCATCTCCTTGCAGACTCTTGTCTTTTGACCTTCGCCCAAAGAGCCTCATTTATAATCTGCATGGCTCCGATTTCTAAGCCGGGCGGTGATTATCTGTGATTAACCACTGAGGTCAATTAAGTCCTGATCTATACTGCGGtatgtgtgaaaacaaacatggcggTTGGTGAGGGCCACCCAGTTTGACCCGTACTGTGGCTACTGGTCAACTACTGTAGTGTGCATGTGGTGTCTTTACCGACAAGTGCCAGTTAAGAAAGAGAATTCCATGTGACCTCTCCCTCTGTGGTCTGTCGGTCATATCTCAATCTACTGTGTCTCTAAAcctccctgtctgtcttccCTGCAGATGTTCGATGTGGGCGAGAACCTGATGGTGCCTGACGACTTCACCATTGAGGAGAAACGGACTGGAATGTGGTGGCGGCACCTGGTCGCGGGCGGAGGAGCTGGAGCCGTTTCCAGGACGTGCACGGCTCCCCTGGACCGAGTCAAGGTCATGATGCAGGTAAGACGCCCACATCCAAACCCGGTGAAATCAAAGGTCAAATCGAATTAACTAGAACCAAACGCTGAGTAATATATTGGCTCTGAACAAGGGGGGGTGTACTttgtgagaggaggaaactCTTATCTTGCTCACCatttgcagcagcagaaaattATCTCCAGCTCGGGGGTCACATGACCTCGTTCACAACCATCAAGTCTAAAAcctactttattatttattcctaATCCTGCGAgttaaaaactgatttttaaaTGAGAAGGAGATTCTCCTGGAAGTCTTTCTTAGCGGCAGCAGGTGAAACGATTAGTGCTCCAAGTCCAAAGCAGAGTTGCCTCAGCTTGCGTTGCCTGAAGCCAATAAATAAGTTAATGTCTAACAGAGCGAGGGCTCAGAGTCCGGGGCCACGTTGGGAAACCTCTGACCGCTCCTTCTGCTGCGTAATCTCAACCGTCATCAATGCACAGAAGGTCGGAGTGTGCAGATTCTGGATCTGTGTCCATGGCTCATTTACGTCATTCGCTATCTGGCATGTCGACTTTGGAACAATCCCGTCGACTTGGAGCCCTATAGATGCTTGACTTGTACGTTTTAGTCTCTGTCCCATCATAGATTAAACGGTTTCGACCCAGGTtttaaaggtcaaataaatCTTGGCCTTCGTGTCTAATTGACCCCAAAATTTTAATTTCCAATTTTATTTTACCTGCTTGTAAATTCAGAATAGAGCAGTTGATTTCCTGTTTCAATGTTTTAATCTAACAAATCCCATTCTTCTTAGGTTTATGGAACTCGAACCAACAACATGTGCATCATGAGCGGAATGATGCAGATGATCAAAGAGGGCGGGATGAGGTCTTTGTGGCGAGGCAACGGCCTGAACATCATCAAAATCGCCCCAGAGACTGCGCTCAAGTTCATGGCGTACGAGCAGGTACGGAATTGCACTTATCTGCAAACCAGGGATTTAAAACCACTTTAGTCGCCCGTTCGCTAATTCCTTCTCTATTTCCTCAGATTAAACATTTGATCGGCAGCGATAAGCAGACCCTGAGCATCGTGGAGCGATTTGTTGCCGGGTCTCTGGCAGGAGTGATGGCCCAGAGCGCCATCTACCCCATGGAGGTGAGCGCCACTTTAACTGCAGCTGCTCTTATGCCGAAGGGCAATTAGGGAACCGTGTTTCTCAAAACTCTAGCGTCGCATTAAACGTTTTCTCCTCTGGTTCTGTCTCCAGGTCCTGAAAACCCGTCTGGTTCTGAGGAACACCGGGCAGTACTCTGGAATCTCTGACTGTGCCAAGCAGATTTTTCGGAGAGAAGGACTCGGTGCGTTTTATAAAGGCTTCATCCCCAACATGCTCGGCGTCATCCCCTACGCAGGCATCGACCTGGCCATTTATGAGGTGAGCAGTCACAAGCGTACTGACCCTATGACCCCTCAGATTGTGTCTGTACTGTTCCAGCCTGATTATACTTGTTTTGTTCCCACTTTATCACCCTGAGAATGAACTCCACACACACCCTGATTGTCACTGGACGGGTTTACATAACACCATCCGATGGAATGCAACTGCAGCCAAACAAGCATGTCAacatttctccatcttgttccTT from Limanda limanda chromosome 5, fLimLim1.1, whole genome shotgun sequence includes:
- the slc25a25a gene encoding calcium-binding mitochondrial carrier protein SCaMC-2-A — encoded protein: MLGLCLYVPVADRDPVAVEYFESDGLPSELKSVFNRLSVLLPSQEFSSYQRWRQKTFTGEEKDPDGQLDFEEFVHYLQDYEKDLKLVVQSVDRNNAGHVDAREFMQSLHDLGVHVSLQHADKALKSMDKNGMITICSEDWSNYMTVEKAENIPEIILYWKRSTMFDVGENLMVPDDFTIEEKRTGMWWRHLVAGGGAGAVSRTCTAPLDRVKVMMQVYGTRTNNMCIMSGMMQMIKEGGMRSLWRGNGLNIIKIAPETALKFMAYEQIKHLIGSDKQTLSIVERFVAGSLAGVMAQSAIYPMEVLKTRLVLRNTGQYSGISDCAKQIFRREGLGAFYKGFIPNMLGVIPYAGIDLAIYETLKNSYIEKYGANSTDPGVLVLLGCGTVSSTCGQLASYPLALVRTRMQAQAATEGGQKVTMTGLFRQILKSEGPTGLYRGLAPNFLKVIPAVSISYVVYEHLKTQLGVKSR